In Peromyscus eremicus chromosome 2, PerEre_H2_v1, whole genome shotgun sequence, a single genomic region encodes these proteins:
- the Insl5 gene encoding insulin-like peptide INSL5 — protein MKGPTLALFLFSVLLAVVQVRSRETVKLCGLDYVRTVVYICASSRWRRHLEGAHQAQRAEPRNYFQLPDRQETSKETLEHNLPKMDISGQELVQDPQAPMERLWQLKKYSQVSKRDLQTMCCVEGCSMTELSTLC, from the exons ATGAAGGGCCCCACTCtcgctctgtttctcttctctgtcctgttgGCCGTTGTGCAAGTGAGAAGCAGGGAGACCGTGAAGCTCTGCGGCCTCGACTACGTGAGAACAGTCGTCTACATCTGCGCCAGCTCTCGATGGAGGAGACACCTGGAAGGGGCCCACCAAGCTCAGCGAG CTGAACCAAGAAACTACTTCCAACTCCCAGACAGACAGGAGACATCCAAGGAAACTCTGGAGCACAATCTTCCCAAGATGGATATCTCAGGACAGGAACTTGTTCAAGACCCACAGGCGCCCATGGAAAGGCTTTGGCAGTTGAAGAAGTACTCGCAAGTGTCCAAACGAGATCTGCAAACTATGTGCTGCGTGGAAGGCTGCTCCATGACTGAGCTCAGTACACTCTGTTAG